The Palaemon carinicauda isolate YSFRI2023 chromosome 37, ASM3689809v2, whole genome shotgun sequence genome contains a region encoding:
- the LOC137629333 gene encoding uncharacterized protein, translating to MIKYVPGTSRLSSYMELPYSVAAWNITIKTQQRQKQKLVETKAGNVNRDKSRRNQQRQKQQKSAETKAEEISRDNSSRNQQRQKKKKSAETNNAESRDKKQQKQTSAETKQKKSSETKAAEVSRDKTRRNKQKQWQKKSAETKGSRNQQRRKKKSAETKEEISRDRRQQKSAETKGSRNQQRQKKKSAETKGSRNQQRQRAAEINRDKGQQKSAETKEEISRDKRQQKSAETKEEINRDKRQQKSAETKEEINRDKRQQKSAETKEEISRDKRQQKSAETKEEINRDKRQQKSAETKEEINRDKRQQKSAETQQNEQNWNSATVNKIGIQQQNEQDWNSATKCTRLEFRNKVNKIEIQQQNELKWNSATN from the exons ATGATTAAGTATGTTCCTGGAACTTCAAGATTGAGTAGCTATATGGAATTGCCCTATTCAGTAGCTGCCTGGAACATCACGATTAA AACTCAGCAGAGACAAAAGCAGAAATTAGTAGAGACAAAAGCAGGAAACGTCAACAGAGACAAAAGCAGAAGAAATCAGCAGAGACAAAAGCAGCAGAAATCAGCAGAGACAAAAGCAGAAGAAATCAGCAGAGACAATAGCAGCAGAAATCAGCagagacaaaagaagaagaaatcagcTGAGACAAATAATGCAGAAAGCAGAGACAAAAAGCAGCAGAAACAA ACGTCGGCAGAAACAAAGCAGAAAAAATCATCAGAGACTAAAGCAGCAGAAGTCAGCAGAGACAAAACCAGAAGAAACAAGCAGAAACAGTGGCAGAAGAAATCGGCAGAAACAAAAGGCAGCAGAAATCAGCAGAGACGAAAGAAAAAATCAGCAGAGACAAAAGAAGAAATCAGCAGAGACAGAAGGCAGCAGAAATCAGCAGAGACAAAGGGCAGCAGAAATCAGCAGAGACAAAAGAAGAAATCAGCAGAGACAAAAGGCAGCAGAAATCAGCAGAGACAAAGGGCAGCAGAAATCAACAGAGACAAAGGGCAGCAGAAATCAGCAGAGACAAAAGAAGAAATCAGCAGAGACAAAAGGCAGCAGAAATCAGCAGAGACAAAAGAAGAAATCAACAGAGACAAAAGGCAGCAGAAATCAGCAGAGACAAAAGAAGAAATCAACAGAGACAAAAGGCAGCAGAAATCAGCAGAGACAAAAGAAGAAATCAGCAGAGACAAAAGGCAGCAGAAATCAGCAGAGACAAAAGAAGAAATCAACAGAGACAAAAGGCAGCAGAAATCAGCAGAGACAAAAGAAGAAATCAACAGAGACAAAAGGCAGCAGAAATCAGCAGAGACA CAACAAAATGAACAAAATTGGAATTCAGCAACAGTGAACAAGATTGGAATTCAGCAACAAAATGAACAAGATTGGAATTCAGCAACAAAATGTACAAGATTGGAATTCAGAAATAAAGTGAACAAGATTGAAATTCAGCAACAAAATGAACTAAAATGGAATTCAGCAACAAATTGA